From a single Dysidea avara chromosome 14, odDysAvar1.4, whole genome shotgun sequence genomic region:
- the LOC136244299 gene encoding Na(+)/citrate cotransporter-like isoform X2 — protein sequence MSDTNMLFVGGLIVAVAFEKQQLHRRIALLVLMAVGSKPHWLLFGFMVTTAFLSMWISNTATAAMMLPIAHAVLQEIKSKEKLSYHREQDQERIPLRDHDSDESVEDITEISNDGQPSSSLMTVEMMPQADTEENNRISDSDTGENTSDTNMVTPPQDDSYNTFEDDITQRRKKRVRFQLPSQLYSEEKLRDNKNLQKLSKGLMLGVAYGANIGGTATLTGTGPNLVLKGDIEKCFPDSPNIINFGNWFVYGVPQMLLLLLFAWLYLSLVFCRNSFLWPIRRFCCKKAMYNLNHDRVKDVIKKEYKKLGRIRYGEVMVGIFFVVLALLWLLREPNFIKGWASIFSADENGQSYVSDTTTVMFIVFLLFIIPSRPCVICKKCSSQNCKKCYHPAVTVEALHQSGSSDTLLDWPTVQQKLPWNVVILIGSGFALATGAQQSGLSRWVGSKLHNLRHLSTGGIAFLITIIVTLVTEVMSNVATTTLFLPILAELAITLEVDPLYFMIPATISASFAFMLPVATPPNTMAFSYQYLQVTDMVLTGLVMNIAAISIVALCLNTYGVHVFDLKSGLPQWANGSSCTT from the exons ATGAGTGACACCAACATGCTGTTTGTTGGCGGACTGATCGTGGCAGTTGCTTTTGAGAAACAGCAACTACACAGGAGGATAGCATTACTGGTGTTGATGGCAGTGGGGTCCAAGCCACactg GTTGTTGTTTGGGTTCATGGTCACAACTGCCTTCCTGTCCATGTGGATCAGTAACACAGCAACTGCTGCTATGATGCTGCCAATAGCACATGCTGTACTGCAGGAGATAAAGAGCAAAGAGAAACTGTCGTATCACAGGGAGCAAGACCAAGAACGAATACCACTAAGAGACCATGATTCTGATGAATCAGTAGAAGACATAACAGAAATCAGCAACGATGGTCAACCTTCCTCTTCATTGATGACAGTAGAAATGATGCCACAAGCTGACACCGAGGAGAACAACAGAATTTCTGATAGTGACACTGGAGAGAATACTTCAGACACTAACATGGTCACTCCTCCACAAGATGACTCTTATAATACATTTGAGGATGACATCACTCAGAGGAGAAAGAAAAGAGTAAGGTTTCAGTTACCTAGTCAGTTGTACAGCGAAGAGAAATTAAGAGACAACAAAAATCTACAGAAGTTGTCCAAAGGGTTGATGCTAGGTGTTGCCTATGGCGCCAATATTGGAGGGACTGCCACATTAACAGGCACTGGACCCAACCTTGTGTTGAAAGGAGACATAGAAAA GTGTTTTCCTGACAGTCCAAATATTATTAACTTTGGAAACTGGTTTGTGTATGGTGTGCCGCAGATGCTGTTGCTACTGCTGTTTGCCTGGTTGTACCTCTCGTTAGTGTTCTGCAGAAATAG TTTTCTGTGGCCAATAAGAAGATTCTGCTGCAAAAAGGCAATGTATAACTTGAATCATGACAGAGTGAAAGATGTCATAAAGAAAGAGTATAAAAAACTTGGACGAATCAG GTATGGAGAAGTGATGGTAGGCATATTCTTTGTAGTACTTGCATTGCTGTGGTTACTGAGGGAGCCAAACTTTATAAAAGGATGGGCAAGTATTTTCTCTGCTGATGAAAATGGCCAAAG CTATGTGTCGGACACTACCACGGTGATGTTCATTGTGTTCTTGCTCTTCATCATACCATCGAGGCCGTGTGTCATCTGTAAGAAGTGCTCATCACAAAACTGCAAAAAGTGTTATCATCCTGCAGTCACTGTGGAAG CGCTACATCAGTCTGGTAGTTCAGACACATTACTGGATTGGCCTACTGTCCAGCAGAAACTCCCATGGAATGTTGTGATCCTGATTGGCTCTGGGTTTGCCTTAGCAACAGGCGCTCAACAGTCAGGCTTGTCCCGGTGGGTTGGTAGCAAACTTCATAATCTCAGGCACTTGTCAACTGGAGGGATAGCATTTCTCATCACCATTATTGTTACCCTAGTAACAGAAGTGATGTCAAACGTGGCAACTACAACTCTGTTTCTACCTATACTTGCTGAATTG GCAATAACTCTTGAAGTTGATCCACTTTACTTTATGATCCCTGCTACTATTTCTGCTTCATTTGCATTTATGTTGCCAGTAGCAACTCCTCCAAATACAATGGCCTTCTCTTATCAATACCTTCAAGTGACTGACATG GTGCTGACAGGATTGGTGATGAACATAGCAGCTATCAGCATTGTGGCATTGTGTCTAAACACTTATGGAGTACATGTGTTTGACTTGAAGTCAGGACTGCCTCAGTGGGCCAATGGCTCATCATGTACAACAtag
- the LOC136244299 gene encoding Na(+)/citrate cotransporter-like isoform X1, with translation MAAPSDSTLLIAKDEVELSTDLDDSEGHNVEGGYLEHRSRMRRMFDRLYPCLKLLQLWWRTLVIILTPLILLLLLKFVDTRSARAAYCILIITVYWITEACSITVTALLPLVLFPCLGVITAKETAASYMSDTNMLFVGGLIVAVAFEKQQLHRRIALLVLMAVGSKPHWLLFGFMVTTAFLSMWISNTATAAMMLPIAHAVLQEIKSKEKLSYHREQDQERIPLRDHDSDESVEDITEISNDGQPSSSLMTVEMMPQADTEENNRISDSDTGENTSDTNMVTPPQDDSYNTFEDDITQRRKKRVRFQLPSQLYSEEKLRDNKNLQKLSKGLMLGVAYGANIGGTATLTGTGPNLVLKGDIEKCFPDSPNIINFGNWFVYGVPQMLLLLLFAWLYLSLVFCRNSFLWPIRRFCCKKAMYNLNHDRVKDVIKKEYKKLGRIRYGEVMVGIFFVVLALLWLLREPNFIKGWASIFSADENGQSYVSDTTTVMFIVFLLFIIPSRPCVICKKCSSQNCKKCYHPAVTVEALHQSGSSDTLLDWPTVQQKLPWNVVILIGSGFALATGAQQSGLSRWVGSKLHNLRHLSTGGIAFLITIIVTLVTEVMSNVATTTLFLPILAELAITLEVDPLYFMIPATISASFAFMLPVATPPNTMAFSYQYLQVTDMVLTGLVMNIAAISIVALCLNTYGVHVFDLKSGLPQWANGSSCTT, from the exons ATGGCTGCACCTTCAGACAGTACGTTACTGATCGCCAAGGATGAAGTTGAACTATCAACAGATCTGGATGATAGTGAAGGACATAATGTTGAAGGAGGGTATTTAGAACACCGATCACGAATGAGAAGAATGTTTGATAGACTCTACCCTTGTCTGAAACTTCTTCAACTATGGTGGAGAACTCTAGTGATTATTTTAACACCACTGATTCTTCTGTTGCTACTGAAATTCGTAGATACAAGA TCTGCTAGAGCTGCTTATTGTATCCTAATCATCACGGTGTATTGGATCACTGAGGCCTGTTCCATTACTGTCACTGCTCTCCTGCCGCTCGTCTTGTTCCCATGCCTCGGGGTGATCACTGCCAAGGAGACGGCAGCGAGCTACATGAGTGACACCAACATGCTGTTTGTTGGCGGACTGATCGTGGCAGTTGCTTTTGAGAAACAGCAACTACACAGGAGGATAGCATTACTGGTGTTGATGGCAGTGGGGTCCAAGCCACactg GTTGTTGTTTGGGTTCATGGTCACAACTGCCTTCCTGTCCATGTGGATCAGTAACACAGCAACTGCTGCTATGATGCTGCCAATAGCACATGCTGTACTGCAGGAGATAAAGAGCAAAGAGAAACTGTCGTATCACAGGGAGCAAGACCAAGAACGAATACCACTAAGAGACCATGATTCTGATGAATCAGTAGAAGACATAACAGAAATCAGCAACGATGGTCAACCTTCCTCTTCATTGATGACAGTAGAAATGATGCCACAAGCTGACACCGAGGAGAACAACAGAATTTCTGATAGTGACACTGGAGAGAATACTTCAGACACTAACATGGTCACTCCTCCACAAGATGACTCTTATAATACATTTGAGGATGACATCACTCAGAGGAGAAAGAAAAGAGTAAGGTTTCAGTTACCTAGTCAGTTGTACAGCGAAGAGAAATTAAGAGACAACAAAAATCTACAGAAGTTGTCCAAAGGGTTGATGCTAGGTGTTGCCTATGGCGCCAATATTGGAGGGACTGCCACATTAACAGGCACTGGACCCAACCTTGTGTTGAAAGGAGACATAGAAAA GTGTTTTCCTGACAGTCCAAATATTATTAACTTTGGAAACTGGTTTGTGTATGGTGTGCCGCAGATGCTGTTGCTACTGCTGTTTGCCTGGTTGTACCTCTCGTTAGTGTTCTGCAGAAATAG TTTTCTGTGGCCAATAAGAAGATTCTGCTGCAAAAAGGCAATGTATAACTTGAATCATGACAGAGTGAAAGATGTCATAAAGAAAGAGTATAAAAAACTTGGACGAATCAG GTATGGAGAAGTGATGGTAGGCATATTCTTTGTAGTACTTGCATTGCTGTGGTTACTGAGGGAGCCAAACTTTATAAAAGGATGGGCAAGTATTTTCTCTGCTGATGAAAATGGCCAAAG CTATGTGTCGGACACTACCACGGTGATGTTCATTGTGTTCTTGCTCTTCATCATACCATCGAGGCCGTGTGTCATCTGTAAGAAGTGCTCATCACAAAACTGCAAAAAGTGTTATCATCCTGCAGTCACTGTGGAAG CGCTACATCAGTCTGGTAGTTCAGACACATTACTGGATTGGCCTACTGTCCAGCAGAAACTCCCATGGAATGTTGTGATCCTGATTGGCTCTGGGTTTGCCTTAGCAACAGGCGCTCAACAGTCAGGCTTGTCCCGGTGGGTTGGTAGCAAACTTCATAATCTCAGGCACTTGTCAACTGGAGGGATAGCATTTCTCATCACCATTATTGTTACCCTAGTAACAGAAGTGATGTCAAACGTGGCAACTACAACTCTGTTTCTACCTATACTTGCTGAATTG GCAATAACTCTTGAAGTTGATCCACTTTACTTTATGATCCCTGCTACTATTTCTGCTTCATTTGCATTTATGTTGCCAGTAGCAACTCCTCCAAATACAATGGCCTTCTCTTATCAATACCTTCAAGTGACTGACATG GTGCTGACAGGATTGGTGATGAACATAGCAGCTATCAGCATTGTGGCATTGTGTCTAAACACTTATGGAGTACATGTGTTTGACTTGAAGTCAGGACTGCCTCAGTGGGCCAATGGCTCATCATGTACAACAtag